In Pirellulales bacterium, the genomic stretch CACTGGGCTGCCGAACTGGCGCTTGCCGGCGGCGCGCCTCCCATGCGGCTGGGGCAAAGACGAGACAATTATCTACCGCGTTACATGCGCATGCTCGAACGCATTTCATCGGCGTATGATCGCCTGCCTCCGCAGCAGGTGGCCGACGTGCAGCGACGCATGCTCGCACTGTACGATCTTACAGGGGGAGCACGCCTCAACGTGGCCGAGATCTACCTGCCGCTCACGTGGTGGCGCATTGCGATCTTTGTCATTCGCGAGTTGGAAGTCCTGCTCGTCGCCGGTCCCATTGCTTTGTTCGGATATGTAAATCATGTGCCGGCCTATTTCGGCACCCGCGCGATCGTCCGTCGCCTGGCCAAGGACGAAGATCACGTGGCCACGGACGCAATTTTTTTTGGTTTTCCCTGGTTCGCCTTGTGTTACGCGGCGCAAACAGCCGCGATAGCAACTTTCTTGGGTAGGGGCGCGGCCGCGTGTTATGCGATCGCGCTCCCCTACACGGGCGCCGTGACGCTTTTGTTTCGTGATCGCACGCTCGACGCTCGGCGGCGATTGTCCAGCTTTGCCGCTTTGATTTCCAACCGTACAAGACGCGAGAAAATCCAAGAGGAAGCACAGGCACTGGTCGACGACGTCAATCACCTATTGGCAGAGGTACAGCGATGAATCCGCTCAAATCGTTCGCGGACGTGAGCGATGCCGAACTCGACGAGCTTGGCGGTAAGGGACGCAATCTCGTGCTATTGACCCGCGGCGGATTTCCCGTGCCCGGCGGATTCGTCGTTCCGGCTGCCTGTTACCGGCAATGGGTCGCGAGCATCGACTGGTTCGATCCGCACGCGCACGCCTTCAG encodes the following:
- a CDS encoding 1-acyl-sn-glycerol-3-phosphate acyltransferase, with the protein product LALAVFFRRIDVMGPENLPREGGVLFVSNHLNAFVDAMLLRAVLPRPLWLTAKDTLRQNPLMRVLLRATRTITVQRREDQQGTAGNRDTVARLAALLAGGEQVAIFPEGFSHSEGRLRPFKSGAARIALQAAKSCDTVAVVPVGLVYLQKSTFRSDVVVRFGSPIGVAKLPADLRDPHVLTERFARDVTALAVPISPERSKFIHWAAELALAGGAPPMRLGQRRDNYLPRYMRMLERISSAYDRLPPQQVADVQRRMLALYDLTGGARLNVAEIYLPLTWWRIAIFVIRELEVLLVAGPIALFGYVNHVPAYFGTRAIVRRLAKDEDHVATDAIFFGFPWFALCYAAQTAAIATFLGRGAAACYAIALPYTGAVTLLFRDRTLDARRRLSSFAALISNRTRREKIQEEAQALVDDVNHLLAEVQR